Within the Maribacter sp. BPC-D8 genome, the region ACCAACCACCAGAAGCACCGCCGCCGCCGAAGCCGCCGCCGCCGAAACCTCCTCCGAATCCGCCTCCACCGAAGCTTCCGCCTCCACCGCTGCCGAACCCGCCGCTAGAACCGCTTGAGCGTCCCATGTTGCTAAGAATAATCATATCCCACGGACTTAATCCGCCACGTCTCTTGCCGCCATTATTGCCATTATCGTCATTTTTGCGGCTCCAAAGAATGAAAAGAATTACGATAAAAATGATAAATGGTAAAAGAGATGAAAATGGAGTGCCATCATTATCACCAAAAGTTCTGTCTTCCTGAAATTCACCGGTTAAAACTTGAAAGATGACATCTGATCCTTTATCTAGACCTGCGTAATAATCTCCGACTCTAAATTCAGGTAGAATTACATTTTCAATAATTCGTTTGGAAAGGGCATCGGTTAAAGAACCTTCTACTCCGTATCCGGTGCTAATAGCTACCTTTTTGTCGTTTTCGGCTAGAATAATGAGAATACCATTGTCCTTTCCTTCTTGTCCGATTCCCCATTTCTGACCCCAATTAGCGCCGAGGTAATTAATATTCTCGCCATTAGTGCTAGCAATAATAGTAACCACTATTTGCGTTGAGGTACTATCGGAATAGCGAACTAATTTTTGACTTAAAGCCTTTTTTTGTTGATCGCTAAGAAGGTTGGTGTAATCGTAAACACTAGTTTCTAATGCCGGCTTTTCGGGTATTTCAAACTGACTCCATGACGGAGTGCACCAAAGAAAAAGAATTACAAGGCTAACCTTTAGATATCTCATTGCTTAATTCGTTGGTGTCATCTGATTGCCAAGGAAAATGACTATTTAATTCTTCGCCAGCTTTTAGTAAGCCAGCAACGAGTCCGTCTTTAAACGCTCCTTTTTCAAAATGTGTTTGAATGCTATTTCTAGTAGTTTGCCAAAAGTCTTTAGGTACCACGTTGTCGATGCCTTTGTCGCCACAAATGACAAATTTTTTGTCAGTTACAGCCACATAGATCAAGACTCCGTTTTCTTGTTTGGTGTTTTCCATTTTTAATAAATGGAAAACCTCTTTAGCGCGCTCATAATGATTTTTACGAGTGTGCCCTTCAATATGTACTCTGATTTCGCCAGAAGTATTCTTTTCCGCCTTAAGAATAGCCTCTACTACCTCTTGCTCTTCTGTTTCCGATAAAAAATCTTCTACTCTTGACATAGGTTATTAATCAAAATCAAAATCTACGTCTGGTGCATTTTCTGAGCCTGAATCTGCTTTGTAGTAAGCAAGTTCTCCAAAGTTGAATATGCCTGCTAAAATAGAATTCGGGAATTTTTTAATGTGAAGATTGTAAGGCTCAACGGTAGCGTTAAATCTATCTCTTGCTACATTAATTCTATTCTCTGTACCTTCTAATTGTGATTGTAGCTCTAAAAAGTTCTGATTAGATTTTAAGTCAGGGTAGCGTTCTACGGTTACCAATAATTTGCTTAATGCACCACTCAATCCGCTTTGCGCTTGGTTGAATTGTGCTAATTGCTCTGGTGTAATATTAGTAGGGTCAATACTAACTGAGGTTGCTTTTGCTCTAGCTTCGATAACATCTGTTAATGTACCTCTTTCAAAGTCTGCAGCGCCTTGTACTGTTTTTACAAGATTACCGATTAAGTCGTTTCTACGCTGGTAGGCACTTTCTACATTTGCCCAAGTCTTTGTAGATGTTTCTTTTAATGCAACTGCAGTGTTGTTGAAACCAACGCCCCACTGGTATAGTCCGAATGCTATTACGGCAATAACGATTAATGCAATTAGTCCTTTTTTCATAATGGTTGTGTTATAACTGGTCTTTAATTTTATTTAATTCTGCTTTTACACGTTCAAGCTTTTGAATAATATCAAAATTAGAAAGTGTTTTCTGCTTTTCTTCTTTTAAATGAGTTTTGGCACCATCGAGAGTAAAACCTCTTTCTTTTACCAAATGATATATTAATTGAAGATTTTTAATGTCTTGGGGAGTGAATTTTCTATTTCCCTTCGCATTTTTTTTAGGTTGAAGCACGTCGAATTCTTTCTCCCAAAAACGAATTAGTGAAGCGTTTACGCCAAAGGCACGGGCGACCTCGCCAATACCATAATATCTTTTTTCAGGGAGTTCTATCTGCATTAATCTAGTGATTGGTTTTCTTGATTAGCGAATTTCAACATGTTCTCAAATTCTTCTGGCGATAAACTACCATAGTAGAAATTCATAGGGTTGATTCTATCATTATCTTTCCATACTTCATAATGAAGGTGTGGAGCTTCTGATCTTCCTGTGCTTCCTACGAAACCTATTAAATCGCCTCGTTTTACTTTTTGCCCTTTCTTAACGTTATATTGGCTTAGGTGGGCGTATAGGCTCAAATATCCGTAGCCATGCTCAATACGTATATGTTTTCCGTATCCAGATGAGTTATTATCAGCTCTCGTAATTTTACCATCACCTGCAGCATATATAGGTGTGCCTTTTGGGGCGGTAAAATCCATACCGTAATGCATTTTTCTAGCCTTGGTAAAAGGATCTGAACGCCAGCCATAACCAGAAGCCATACGTTTTAGGTCCTCGTTATTGATAGGCTGAATTGCCGGTATCGACATTAGTAATTTTTCTTTTTCTTCAGCCAGCTTGGTAATCTCATCTAAAGATTTAGATTGTATGGCCATTTGCTTTTTAATGATATCTAGTCTCTTTGTAGTAGAAACAATCATTTCAGAATTATTGAAACCTTCTAAAGATTTATATCTGTTTATACCACCAAAACCTGCTTTACGCTGTTCGTCTGGTATTGGGTTAGCTTCAAAATATAAACGATAAATATTATTGTCTCGGTCTTCTATATTACCTAGAACCTCTTCAATCTGCTCCATTTTCTTATTTAGCAACTCGTATTGAAGCTCATAATTTTTCACTTCTCGAGATAAAGAAAGTTCTCTTGGTGTATTGACTAAGTTGGTGTTAAGCAGAAGAATAAGTGCTAAAAAACCAAAAATGCATGACCCCAAAATAAAGAAGGCTATATTTCTATAACGTTTAGATTTTTCGGGTTCTATTTTTCGGTACGACAGCGTGTCTGGGTCGTAATAGTATTTTACCTTAGACATGTATGTAATTTATCCTATTTTTGTTTTTTAATTATTACGAAACAAACAAATATAAAGATAGTTTTATATAAACCGTTAAAATTTGTAAAAGCTTAGCATTTTAGATGAATTCCAAAGATACAAGAACTCAATTTCTGAATTTTTTCAAAGGTAAAGAACACAAAATCGTGCCTTCTGCACCAATGGTCATTAAAGATGATCCGACCCTGCTTTTTACAAATGCGGGAATGAATCAGTTTAAAGAATACTTTTTAGGCATAAGTCAGCCTAAAAGCTCAAGAGTGGTAGATACTCAAAAATGTTTGCGTGTAAGCGGTAAGCATAACGATTTAGAAGAGGTTGGTAAAGATACCTATCACCATACCATGTTCGAGATGTTGGGTAACTGGAGTTTTGGTGATTATTTTAAGGAAGAAGCCATTACATGGGCATGGGAGCTATTGACCAATGTGCTTAAAATTGATAAAGACAGTTTGTACGTATCTGTTTTTGAAGGAAGTAAAGATGCAGATAAATTAGAATTAGATACAGAAGCTTTTGAGCTTTGGAAAAGTATTGTGCCTGAAGATAGAATTATCATGGGTAATAAGAAGGATAACTTCTGGGAAATGGGTGATCAAGGTCCGTGCGGACCATGTTCAGAGATTCATGTAGATATTCGTTCTAAAGAAGAAAAAGCAAAAGTTTCTGGTGCAAGTCTTGTAAATCAAGACCATCCGCAGGTTGTAGAAATTTGGAATCTTGTATTCATGCAATACAACCGTAAGGCAGATGGTTCGTTAGAGAATTTACCAGCAAAGCATGTAGATACCGGTATGGGTTTCGAGCGTTTATGTATGGTATTGCAAGGAGTTCAATCGAATTACGATACTGATATATTTACACCGTTAATTCGCGAAATAGAAACGATTACAGATTCCGATTACGGTAAAAATGAGGAAATTGATATCGCTATTCGTGTTATCAGTGATCATATACGTGCCGTTTCGTTTTCGATTGCAGATGGTCAGTTGCCAAGTAATACTGGTGCAGGCTATGTGATCAGAAGAATATTGAGAAGAGCCGTACGTTACGGATTCACATTTTTAAATACCAAAGAACCTTTTATGTTCCGTTTGGTAAATGTTTTGACAGATTCTTTAGGAGATGCATATCCAGAATTGAAAAATCAAAAGCAATTAATTGAAAACGTAATTAAAGAAGAAGAGCATTCTTTCTTAAAAACGTTAGATCAAGGATTGTTGCTTTTAGATACGATTATAAAAAACACAAAAGGTAAAACAGTCGATGGTGGTAAAGCTTTTGAGTTGTATGATACATTCGGATTCCCGATAGATTTAACTGCTCTGATTCTTAGTGAAAAAGGATTTAAGCTAGATGAGGCAGGATTTGATGAAGCTATGCAGCAGCAAAAAAACCGTTCTAAATCGGCATCAGTAGTTTCAAAAGAAGATTGGGAAGTTTTACAGGATGATAACGAACAGGAGTTTGTTGGTTATGATATGCTAGATGTTGAAGTAAAAATTACCAAATACCGTAAAGTAGTTTCTAAAAAAGACGGAACACAGTTTCAGTTGGTGTTCAATCTAACTCCGTTCTACGCAGAAGGTGGTGGTCAAGTAGGGGATAAAGGATATTTAGAAGATACCCATGGCGATGTCGTGTACATTACCGATACCAAAAAAGAGAATAATGAAATTATTCATTTTGCGAAGAACTTACCTAAGCATTTAGGCGAGAGTTTTAAAGCAGTAGTAGATAAAAAACAACGTAGCAGAACAGAAGCAAACCACACGGCAACACACTTGTTACATCAAGCTTTAAGAGAGATTTTAGGAAACCACGTAGAGCAAAAAGGTTCAGCAGTACATTCTAAACACTTACGATTCGATTTTTCTCATTTTTCTAAAATGACACAAGAAGAATTGCAAGAAGTAGAGAATTTTGTGAACGCTCGTATCGACGGACAATTACAACTTCAAGAAGAAAGAAATGTACCTATGAAAACTGCAATTGCTGATGGTGCCATGGCATTGTTCGGTGAAAAATATGGCGATGCGGTTAGAACAATCCGTTTTGGTCAATCTATAGAATTGTGTGGTGGTACACATGTAAAGAATACAGGTGATATCTGGCAATTTAAAATTAAGTCAGAAGGTGCTGTTGCTTCCGGTATAAGAAGAATAGAGGCAATTACAGGCGACGCGGTTAAAGATTTGCATGTAGATAATGATAAGTTATTGTCGAAAATAAAAGTTGTTCTGGGTAATACTCAGGATCCTGTAAAATCGGTTTCAAGTCTTCAAGATGAAAATAGCAGTCTAAAAAAACAAGTAGCCGAATTGTTGAAAGACAAAGCGAAGAACCTAAAAGGAGAACTACTATCAGAACTTAAAGAGGTAAACG harbors:
- a CDS encoding MerR family transcriptional regulator, with product MQIELPEKRYYGIGEVARAFGVNASLIRFWEKEFDVLQPKKNAKGNRKFTPQDIKNLQLIYHLVKERGFTLDGAKTHLKEEKQKTLSNFDIIQKLERVKAELNKIKDQL
- a CDS encoding TPM domain-containing protein, whose product is MSRVEDFLSETEEQEVVEAILKAEKNTSGEIRVHIEGHTRKNHYERAKEVFHLLKMENTKQENGVLIYVAVTDKKFVICGDKGIDNVVPKDFWQTTRNSIQTHFEKGAFKDGLVAGLLKAGEELNSHFPWQSDDTNELSNEISKG
- a CDS encoding TPM domain-containing protein, whose translation is MRYLKVSLVILFLWCTPSWSQFEIPEKPALETSVYDYTNLLSDQQKKALSQKLVRYSDSTSTQIVVTIIASTNGENINYLGANWGQKWGIGQEGKDNGILIILAENDKKVAISTGYGVEGSLTDALSKRIIENVILPEFRVGDYYAGLDKGSDVIFQVLTGEFQEDRTFGDNDGTPFSSLLPFIIFIVILFILWSRKNDDNGNNGGKRRGGLSPWDMIILSNMGRSSGSSGGFGSGGGGSFGGGGFGGGFGGGGFGGGGASGGW
- a CDS encoding LemA family protein; this encodes MKKGLIALIVIAVIAFGLYQWGVGFNNTAVALKETSTKTWANVESAYQRRNDLIGNLVKTVQGAADFERGTLTDVIEARAKATSVSIDPTNITPEQLAQFNQAQSGLSGALSKLLVTVERYPDLKSNQNFLELQSQLEGTENRINVARDRFNATVEPYNLHIKKFPNSILAGIFNFGELAYYKADSGSENAPDVDFDFD
- a CDS encoding M23 family metallopeptidase — protein: MSKVKYYYDPDTLSYRKIEPEKSKRYRNIAFFILGSCIFGFLALILLLNTNLVNTPRELSLSREVKNYELQYELLNKKMEQIEEVLGNIEDRDNNIYRLYFEANPIPDEQRKAGFGGINRYKSLEGFNNSEMIVSTTKRLDIIKKQMAIQSKSLDEITKLAEEKEKLLMSIPAIQPINNEDLKRMASGYGWRSDPFTKARKMHYGMDFTAPKGTPIYAAGDGKITRADNNSSGYGKHIRIEHGYGYLSLYAHLSQYNVKKGQKVKRGDLIGFVGSTGRSEAPHLHYEVWKDNDRINPMNFYYGSLSPEEFENMLKFANQENQSLD
- the alaS gene encoding alanine--tRNA ligase, whose amino-acid sequence is MNSKDTRTQFLNFFKGKEHKIVPSAPMVIKDDPTLLFTNAGMNQFKEYFLGISQPKSSRVVDTQKCLRVSGKHNDLEEVGKDTYHHTMFEMLGNWSFGDYFKEEAITWAWELLTNVLKIDKDSLYVSVFEGSKDADKLELDTEAFELWKSIVPEDRIIMGNKKDNFWEMGDQGPCGPCSEIHVDIRSKEEKAKVSGASLVNQDHPQVVEIWNLVFMQYNRKADGSLENLPAKHVDTGMGFERLCMVLQGVQSNYDTDIFTPLIREIETITDSDYGKNEEIDIAIRVISDHIRAVSFSIADGQLPSNTGAGYVIRRILRRAVRYGFTFLNTKEPFMFRLVNVLTDSLGDAYPELKNQKQLIENVIKEEEHSFLKTLDQGLLLLDTIIKNTKGKTVDGGKAFELYDTFGFPIDLTALILSEKGFKLDEAGFDEAMQQQKNRSKSASVVSKEDWEVLQDDNEQEFVGYDMLDVEVKITKYRKVVSKKDGTQFQLVFNLTPFYAEGGGQVGDKGYLEDTHGDVVYITDTKKENNEIIHFAKNLPKHLGESFKAVVDKKQRSRTEANHTATHLLHQALREILGNHVEQKGSAVHSKHLRFDFSHFSKMTQEELQEVENFVNARIDGQLQLQEERNVPMKTAIADGAMALFGEKYGDAVRTIRFGQSIELCGGTHVKNTGDIWQFKIKSEGAVASGIRRIEAITGDAVKDLHVDNDKLLSKIKVVLGNTQDPVKSVSSLQDENSSLKKQVAELLKDKAKNLKGELLSELKEVNGVQFLAKKIDLDAAGIKDLSFEMGADKDNLFLLFGTEQNGKALLSCYVSKELVASKNLNAGTIVRELGKYIQGGGGGQPFFATAGGKNPAGIEEALAQAEGYLG